The following nucleotide sequence is from Scheffersomyces stipitis CBS 6054 chromosome 4, complete sequence.
CCATTCCAAGACGTTCTGTATCACGAACCTCCTCCACCCAAGCCCCAAATTGGTATAGCCCCTGGTCTCAACGGACACTTGGTGTTAGATTGTCCTGTGGCGACAGAATtgctttccaagtttcCTGACTATAAGGCCGGTGAAAAGGACGGTGGTTTATCAAGAGAATTCTCCTATATGAGATACACGGCTGTTACATGTGGTCCTTCCAACTTCTACAGAGATGGGTACATCTTACGTCCAGTCCATTATCCCATTCCCCGTCAGACAGAAATTATGATTGTAGTCACTATGTACAACGAAAGTGACATCCTTTTGGCCAGAACCTTGAAGggaatcttcaagaacatcaaaCATTTGGAGTCTCGAAACAGAAACTCCACCTGGGGTAAGGATTCGTGGAAAAAAATCGTTGTTTGTATAGTGTCTGATGGTCGTTCCAAGATCCATGAGAGAGCCCAGGCTCTTCTTGCAGCATTGGGAGTCTACCAGGATGGACTTGCCAAAAGTAGAGTCGATGACAAAAAGACTCAGGCCCATGTATACGAGTATACCACGAGAGTGGGGATCTCCAGTGTCACCGATACTGTGAAATTAACTACCGAAAAGATAGTGCCAGTGCAGTTGCTCTTCTGTTTGAAAGAGAATAACgccaagaagatcaattCTCATAGATGGTGTTTCCAGGCTTTGGGCCAAGTTCTAGACCCTAAAATTGTAGTTTTGCTCGATGCGGGAACCCAGCCCTCGGGTAAGTCGTTATATCACTTGTGGAAGGAATTCGACAAGGACCACCGAGTCGCTGGTGCCTGTGGTGAAATTAGAGcatctttgaagaagagacagATCCTCACCAATCCCATCGTATACGGACAAAATTTTGAGTATAAGATCTCCAATATTTTGGATAAACCCACCGAGTCTGTCTTTGGATTCATTTCCGTCTTGCCTGGTGCTTTTTCTGCCTACAGGTTTTGTGCCTTGCAAAATGACGTCAATGGCAAGGGCCCTCTTgaaaaatacttcaagGGTGAGTTCATGCACAGCAGTGGAGAGTTGGATCCAAATGATGATGAGTACCAATTGAAAAAGACCCAGCAGAAGGAAGAAGCAGGTATCTTCACCTCCAATATGTACTTGGCTGAAGATAGAATTCTCTGTTACGAGCTTGTTGCCAAGAAGGATTGTAGTTGGTTGTTGAGATATTGTAAGAGTGCTAGTGCTGAAACTGATGTACCTGAAGGTTTGGCTGAATTCATCttacaaagaagaagatggttGAATGGTTCgtttttcgcagctatcTACGCCTTGGTGCATTTTGCAAAGATCTGGGGTTCGTCGCACTCTTTTGGTAGAAAGGTCTTCCTTCATATCGAGTTCTTCTATcagttcttgaacttggtaATCTCCTGGTTCGCTATCGGTTCTTATTTCCTAGTTTTCAGAATTTTGACTACTTCTCTTGCCGACCCTGCTTTGGGCTTTGCTCCTGGTAAAGTCTTGTCTGTTATCTTCCTTTGGATGTACCTTGCCTCTATTGTTACTACGTTTGTCTTGAGTTTTGGTAACAAACCAAAGGGTACAGAGAGGTTCTACATTGTGattgttgttttctttgctATATTGATGGCGTATATGATCTTTGCTGCTCTATTTATGGCTATCCACTCCATTCAAGAAATTTATCGATCACATACAAAAATCACAGTTGCTCTTTTCATCCAGAATTCTCAGTTCAGAGACTTGGTAGTGGCCACTTCATCCACGTATGCATTATACTTCCTTGCCTCGTTTCTTTACTTCGAGCCATGGCACATGTTCACTTCGTTTGTGCAATACATTTTGTTGTCTCCATCGTACGTGAATGTTCTTAATATCTATGCCTTCTGTAACATCGACGATATTTCTTGGGGTACCAAAGGTGACACTGGTGGAGCTCTGTTGGGTGAGGCCAAGCTTAGAGAAGATGGTACTTTCGATGTCAGTATACCAATTctcaaggaagaaatcaacCAGTCGTACTTGAATCAAttagaaaagatcaagaatcCATGGGTTGAGAACGATTCCAAACAGGCTACTTCCAACGAAGACTATTATGCCTTTATCAGATCCATGACGGTGTTGATTTGGATGATCACCAACTTCATCATTGTAGCGATTGTCTTGGAAACAGGTGGTTTCAACCAGTTTGAGTCTGCAACAGgccttcaagttgaaaaggACAAACGTGCTAAGGTCTTTTTGACTGTGGTATTGTGGATGGTGGCATTTATGGCATTGTTCAGATTTATTGGATGTGTCTTGTATTTAATTCAAAGGTTGGGTAGAAAGCTCAAGCCTTCGGAACATGCTACTTCGGGTAAGCCCTTCTGAGATTGGATGATCGTTAGAACCTTAATATGTAAATTCAACTTTAAGTGAGTAAAATAATTCATGAACCTATGTGTGACGTATTCAATTTGAGATTATTGAAAGTTATTTCTTGCTTGCTTCAAATGTAGTCAAAAATAATTAGATTAATTGGCTAAGTGAAGAATAATCGAAATGTAGCAAACGAAGCTTTCGAGAGCTAATGATCAACCCACAAAGTTGGCCCCATGAAGCTATGAGTTCTTCACAACTAAGACGTTTCTATAATTTGAGTTCAACGTTTGTTCAAGACGttaaaagaagaaaacctATGAGAACACCTTAATTCATATCCCATTATCTGGATTGCTTTCTCGTACCAATGCCGGCCACACTTTCATCGCTAATTACTCCTAAAAATTGTATAAGTCCTTATCTggtttttttttcaattccgCGattttttcgcagccagaATCGTCTTGCAGTAATCTGAGTCATGAAGAATTGCGAAATCGGCACGCGGTTCCGCACTGTGGGCTGCTATGTCATAACGGTTTTTCGGTACTAAAAgtggtgaaaaatttcccCATAGTTGAATTTCTTTCCTACTTTAAGACTTTTGAAAACTCACCACTAGTTATGCCAGGATTCTCCACCAACTTGATCCACGGAGCTAACCACCTAAACAGGGTGCCGGATGTCGCTCCACCTATTAACGTTTCCACAACTTTCAGATACGACAATGAtcctgaaaaattggtCAAATTGGCCGATAAGGAGCTATTCGATATTTTGGGAACTCCTTATTACTCCAGGCTCTCTCACCCAAATTCAGAACAGGTAGAAGCTTCTGTTGCTTCTATTACTGGAGGATATGTAGTTGCCTATTCCTCGGGACTTGGAGCTTTCTATGCTTCTTTGACCCATTTCAATCCAAAGGTCTTAGCTATTGGAAAAGGCTACCATGGCTGTCACGGTATTGCTAATATATGGACTCGTAACTACGGACTCAAACAAATCGACTTGGATGATGATTTCAGCCAATTGGGAAAAGGGGATGTAGTTCATTTGGAAACCCCAGTAAATCCCGAAGgtgtcaacttcaacataCAGTATTACGCCGATAAGGCTCATGCCAGAGGTGCTTACTTGGTAGTAGATGCCACTTTCGCACCTCCTCCCCTTCAAGATCCATTTGATTTTGGTGCTGACTTAGTTATGCACTCAGCTACTAAGTTTTTTGGGGGACACAGCGATTTGTTGGCTGGATTTTTGATTACAAAGTCCAAGGAAGTCAGAGACAAGTTGGTCTACGACAGATTGCTTCTTGGAACCAATATCGCCAACTTGGAAAGTTGGATGTTACTCAGAAGTATCCGTACCTTGGAGTTGAGAGTGTTGAAACAATCGGAGAATGCAACAAAGTTGGTGAAATTCTTGGTGGATAACCAAGACAAATTCCCTGATTTGGTTAAAGTGTACCACGGTTCACTTCAGAAGGACGATTATATCAAAAAGCAGATGCCTAGGGGTCACTCCCCCGTGTTTTCTATCGAAGTTTCCTCCGAACAATTCGCCAAAAGCTTGCCATCTaagttgaagtatttcCATCATGCTACTTCGTTAGGTGGGGTAGAAAGTTTGATCGAATGGAGAGCCATGAGCGACGACAAGGTATCAGTCACGTTATTGAGAGTTAGTATCGGTATTGAGAATgtcgaagacttgatggAAGATTTTGCAGCCGCTTTTGGCGTACCCGACTTAAGTAAGTTGTCTATAGATGCTTGATATTTTTTAAATTATTTTTCATTGGAATACACCAAATCGTTAGAATGTACATTATTAGAGAGTACATATTTCAGTGTCACCAAATATTGCTATTGAAATAATTCTGCGAGCTCAACTGTTCTTTGGATATTCGGAAGCTCCGCGGTTAACAAATACATTTGTAAAGCAATCAATATTTGTGATATGGAGCTCACATTTGAAACCCTCAACATTCGTTCTCTGGTACACGTATCCATGAAATCTGCTTGCAATTGAACATTCTCTCCGATCTATGACATAGAGTagtttttcatttcttgaTTGAAACTAGCTTTAGGCTTCCATTTACGTCAAAAATTTCTTTTTATGCTGCACCGAAAAAAAATATGATAAGTCGATGAGTTTTCAcattttttcaactttAGAAAACCATATAAAGGAAGCTATTTTTTGCGACTCCTAACCTTTTTGCCAAGACCATACAAACGAAGGTAATCAGCAAAAATGGCCAAATACGAATGCAACGAGCACATGGAAAACTTCTTGAGGGAATTGCCCAAATGTGAACATCATGTTCACTTGGAAGGTACCTTGGAGCCCTCTttgttgttcaacttggctaaGAGAAACAATATTACCTTGCCATCTCACTTCCCACCTTCGGTTGAAGCTTGTGCTGTCAGATACAACAACTTTGCTGATTTGCAAGACTTTTTGGACCATTACTATATCGGTATGAGTGTTCTCATCACTGAGAACGACTTCTACGATTTGGCCATGgaatacttcaagaaagcaCATTCCGATGGTTGTTTGCATTCGGAAGTGTTCTTTGATCCTCAGGGTCATGTTGAAAGAGGTATTCACATCGATACTGTAGTTGAAGGATTCGACCGCGCTTGTAAGAAAGCTAACGAATTGTTCGGCACTACCAACAAGCTCATTATGTGTTTATTAAGACACTTGCCAGCTGAATCTGGTTTGAAGACCATTGATGATGCTCACAAGCACTTCGAATCTGGTGTGATCCATGGTATGGGGTTGGACTCCAGTGAGAAGCCATTTCCACCACACTTGTTCACCGAATGTTACAAGACTTTGAAGGACAGATTCCCCCAAGTTGGCTTAACTGCCCACGCTGGTGAGGAAGGTGACCACACATTTGTGTCCAATTCGCTTGACTTGTTGACTGTTTCCAGAATTGATCATGGTGTGAACTCTCAGCACGATGAGCAATTGATGACCAGATTGGCTCAGAACCAGACTATGTTGTCCTTGTGTCCATTGTCCAACGTCAAATTGCAAGTTGTGAAGGATGTCAGTGAATTGCCAATCGACacgttcttcaacaagaatgttCCATTTTCGATCAACTCTGATGATCCTGCTTACTTCGGTGGTTACATCTTGGACAACTACCGTGCCGTTCATACCCGTTTCGGCTTCTCGACCGAACAATGGCGTCAAATTGCCTTGAACGGTATCAACGGGTCCTGGTGTGATGAAGATAGAAAGACGGAACTCAGACAATTGGTCCACTCTATCCacaacaagtacaaggaCTTGATCTAGGGTCACAACACCCCCTTTGCATTATTATTCAACATACATAATAGACATAGCATATTCATTTCGATAGGCACCTTATAGATTATTCAACTAATAAATTCTTAATTTACAAACAAAGTCATTCGTATATTAAACCCATGTAGACCTAATGATTTTAAAATGATATATAGAAGCCATGAAAATCAACCAAAAATGTGTATGTAACCCGAACTGAAAACTAAAATTACAATGTCATGCCAAACTGATGGTGTTTGCTTTCCCTTTGATCATATCCTTCCATCTATTACTCAAACAATTCAAGTCCTTTTCTTTCCACACTGTCTCCACCACCTGTCTTGCAATCTTCACACTTGCCAATTCTCTaattctttccatttcgATCAACCTGCTTAGAACAAACCAccgttcttcttcgttttcaacTGAAACGATGCCGATGATGAACAATGTCCATAACAACGACATCGACACAGATGGTAACGTCTGGATCAAGCCCATAATCTTCTTGGTCACCTGCTTGATTGCTTTTAGTCTATCGGTGTACCTCTTAGGATACTTGACTCCTAGCACTGCATCATTGTCATTGTCTGGCTTGTTGTGATTTAAGTGAAGGTATTCCAAGTCTATACGAGCAAACAAGTAGATTAACGTTGTCAACCGTTTGATTTCTGAGATTTTTATGATGTTATCGTGGCTCTCGTCATCCAACTCACtgatcttcaagtactGGTTTAAATTGGTCAACTTAGATTCCAAGCGATCTCGCAGCTCCAAGATATGAGCCTGAATTTCCATGAACCCCTTGGAATTTCTATCCTTGGACTCAAAACTTTCGTAAGTTTCTCCTAGCTTGGAAATCTGATTTATGATGGAAATGAGATGAGGAGAGCATCCAAGAACTAAGTCTATACGTTCATCACTATCATTCTTGAGCCCGTCCAAGAACTCGTCGTCAGAAATTATCATGTTCTGGAACCAGGCAGTTTCACCCATGACCTCGTGGGTGACAAAGTACCGAATAAAGAACTTGGCAACAGGAGTGATGTTGGATCTGATAGAGGATACtttcaagaactctttGGCTCCATTCAAATGGATTAACCACGAGGCTCCACAGCTGGATGAGATATCGGCGAAACAGAGCATCAACACGGTGGCTAAAACCTCGTCCCAGTTGTTGGACTTTTCCATctgtttttctttgatAAGCAAAGGAAGCGCTTTAAGCACTTCAGAAGTGTAATTTTCAGACAAAGTATCAAACTTCGAGTTGCccaacaacgacaactGCCTCGAGGCCACAGAAACCAACGTCTTGTAGACTATAGGCGATCGCTGTGCTAAGGGAACGACCAAGTATAAGTACGGATTCAAATCAGGATTTATCTGCGTTACTGGTGCTGGAATCATGCCGCTGGCACCGTTGCTTTTCTTGGGATAGCAAACGCAGCCGGGACAGATGCCATTGACGAAGTAGTTGAAGATCTCCAGCTCcaatttgatattgtctTTGTAGAACTCGTCAttaaagaagttgaaagtaGACGTAAAAGTTCTGCAAAAGAAGTGATCGAGATTGAACGAAAATTCTATAGGGTTATGCAGATTGTTGCTGTGGTTAGAACCGTAAGGGTTCCCTATGATTAGTGAGgtggaagatgaagagcTAGGGGATTCAAACATTTGATCATAGCCATGGGCATGTTCTGCTAAGTCCATGAAAATGTCGTGGTTATTCACCACAAGTTCGCTGGCAGGACTTACTGTTATGTTATTGCTAGTGTGGGCATTGTCGTTGACAGAAATGATGACATTGGTGTTCTTGTGGGGCATgttgtacttcttcaactctaAGTCGTCCCGGGTGACCATGTCGAAGATCTTGTTAAAGTCCTCATAGGTAGTGTTCAAGAATAAGTTATATGAGTCTGTTCCCGACTTGACCCacttgatgttcttgttgttccGAAGCATCTCAGTGAGGGTgagttgcttcttctcATTTGGAAGCAAGTTTCCTCTTCTACTCTGCTGGCGTATGATTTTATTCTGTTTGGATCTACCGAACGAAATTCCCTTAGCTATAGCTTCATCTTCCCAAAGAAGTTTCACACCATAGTTGCAATTAAGCTTCAAACGAACACAGTTCTTACATCGGGGATGGAATTCGTCGCACTTGACTCGGCGCTGTTTGCATGTCAAGCAGCCACTTCTGCTTCTCTTATCGAACTTCCTCGTTCTCTTGTGTTTGACAACGTCTGGCGGCTTTACTTCGGACATGGTAGTGATTCTTCATAGACCAATTTGATACAAGGTGCAAACGAGAAAGTCTCCAGAGGTTATATAGTTTGACGTTTCTGTGAAATTTAATGTGGATATCTAAGTCCGCCAATCTGCCCCAGTTTGGGCACTATATATAAGGCCAACTTGCAGATTGTGCACAACTCGCGAAATCGTTTCAGTAATCGTGCTCCCAAATCTTCTGCAGTGCCCCAGTGGGTGGGCGAGCCGTGGGCAATTATTAATCTGCTCGCAACATTACTCGTAATTGCTTGTTGGTCCAGTCGGTGGTGTTTCTCGCGGCGTACGACATGGGGTTTGGCAGAATCAAATCTATTGTTGGAGAAACCTTCTTTGGCCGGGACAATACAACTGAAATTATTTATATGATAAATATTATAttaataatattattatCGTTACTATTATTTTCCCgtgcaaaaaatattctTATTTTGTGGCTACTTTAATATTTTTATAACGTTCATCGGTATAACAACTTTTACTACACCGTTCCGAAGTGTTTTTATGAGTTCTCGACGAAAGGGGAATGCTCGGATCAAGGCTGAATTTTTCTTGTATTccatctttcttttccgAAAATTCTACAGTTGGATTCACACACAGCACTTGATTTTAACGTCGAGAACCCTTGATGCTAATTCATTTCACCTCTGAATTAGTTCTGCCGCAACCTTGATGTGCTTATCTCCATAGTGACACATATTCACACTTCATCATTGCGATGAGATCTTGTCTCGCCAGCCCGTCACTCTAACTTTTAACTACGGGCTCAACTATCTATCCATCTAGTTTTCTTGCTTCTGAACGTATTTTTACCACTAAACTCACCTCTCAGAACCCAGGGTTTCTTGTTCCTCAATGGTAGCTCATCGAGTCTCAATACAAATAATTTTTTCTCGTGGAGTCCCTGCAATGGAGAATGTGCGCAATTTTTGTTCAGATTCGCTATATGTTCCAACAGCTCATagtacttcttcttgttcagcCTAGCACCTGTGCGTATGAAACTCGGGAGTGTTTCCACTTTAGAGATAAACCCGCTCGGGACTGCCGAAATGGCATCCCGCAGCCAGGTACACAAAACTTTACATACAAAACCCTTATGATGTCCAAAAAACTTTGGACGGATCGACGCTTGAGCGAGGATACCGGGTATAAACTTCTATCTTTCCCGGCAAGCAAAACTAGAAAAAGATAAAATAAGTCCCTGGAAAAAAAATATTCTCTACTTTCATAACTTAATATGGCAAGGCGGCAATCTTAGATCAGACAATCTAAGATTCTCGAATTGACGTGGCAAAAGCAGCAGTAAGACAAAAATTTAGGAGGTGTAGCTGCTTGCAATCTCGACGTTTGCAAACAGAGCCGCACCATCGTAAACACCAAAAGCGACTGTTACAGTTATGGAGTTCCAAATTCTCTGCAAGTTTTGCGCCAGGGTGCAGATACTGTCCAACTTCTGCATGAGCACCGCCGTTTGCGGCCAGAATACTTTCGCTTCCTTCGATTACACCTGGTCTACTTAAGGTTGTTAACGGCATGAGCGTACCTTTGTGTATCAGGGCCACCGCTTTTTTCATGTAATTAGCTTCAGATGGTTACGTAGGCGCATTTGGCGGCCCGCTAtagtttttttttttctatttttttcatCAAGTATTTGCATCCACCACAGGCAAGATCAACAGCTTCATTCTCATGAAGTATCAATTGAGTTGTCTGTATCCGAAATTGTAATAAAGCAACTCGGTTACGCAATTCTgtattctatttttaacTTAACGAACTTATACCTAAACGTGTAGCTTGCCATTGCTACCTTTCAACTCTGTATTAAATGCAATACTGGTAGTTTTTTCTGTTCtgaattcttccaataGCCTAGTGGCAGGGTCAATACTCCACTTATTTTGCTCTTTCTGTGATCGATTGTAAATCCAGCTACGGTGTCAGTTGTGCTCTAGTGGCTTATCAATCGTCCACCTTAGCTGCATTGATTACCTAAGCTTCctattgttcaagaaaccGTTAACCCTGTTAGCTTAACCCAACAAGGCTTATATCTGTTTCCTCTTCCGATAAACTACTTTTCAGGAAATGTTATGGTTCTAATAACTTGAATCATCTGTCACTCTTGCCTCAGAGTCAATTGATCCACccaatcttcaattcccaCTTCTATTGGTAGTGCAATTAATTATGTCAAATACTCGTATAATAAAGCCAACCTAACCGTATCTAAACTCTctaacaagaagaattaaGAAAAAAAATCACAAAAATCGATACCAGGATCTAGCCGTTTGTTTGAAAATCATTAAATCAAAAACCTACCAAAGATTTACTTCCTTGGCTCTAAGAATCAACAGTCGCTTCCTTATAAGCTCCAGAAGTCGGTGATATTGGCGCCAGCACCATTGAAGGCCAATAAGTTAGGCGAACCGTCATTCTTCAAGCCCTTTATAACGCCCTTGGTGGCATACTTGATCACCTTGTCCTTCAAGGTTGCTGGGTCCAATACAGCTACGCTGTACTCGGATTCAGGCTCAGGGTAGAGCGACAAGTAGTACGAAAGCAATCCAGCAATGTGAGGAGAAGCCATTGAAGTACCAGACATAGAAGCAGTGTTGCTCCAGATGTATGTAGAAACAATGTCAACCCCAGGTGCGAAGATGTCTACACAAGAACCCCAGTTGGAGAATTCAGCcttgttgtcgttgataTCAGAAGCTCCTACGGTTATTGGTCCGCTGGCTCTTGCTGGAGAAAAAGTACAAGTGTCAGCATTGTCGTTACCAGCAGCTACAGCTACATGCAAGCCAGCCTTGGTAGCAGCATTAACAGCCAAGTCCAAAGCTTCAGATTCTCCTCCACCAATAGACATGTTGACTGTGGAGCCCTTGAAgcccttcttctttgccaGGAAGTTTGATTTATGGTCGCCGACAACAAATTCGACACCCTTGATGATGTCTGAGGTCGTACCACTACCCAACAAGTTCATAACACCTACAGCTACTAATTCAACATTCTTAGCTACACCATACGTCTTGGATCCAATGATACCAGCACAGTGGGTTCCATGGCCGTGTCCAtcaatcttcaacttgggGAAAGCCACGGCTTCACCCCACAGGGCTCTGCCTTCGAATTCTTCGTGTTCAACTTTGATACCGGTGTCAATGACGTAAGCAGTGACACCCTTGCCACCTTCATTATCGTAAAGGTATTCGAGTTGAGGGCTGCTTTCACGATGTGAAATCCTGCTCAAACCCCATTCGGCATCTTTCTCGACGTCGAACTCATTGACCTTCATTACGGTATCCTGCTCAATGAACTTGATGCGAGGGtccttctggatcttgCGGAGCATCTCGGGAGTGAAGTAGCCGAAGTAGCCCAGGAGTAGCGTGTCGACATCGAAGAAGTCGAGAACACCTACCGAAGGACGAATTCCGGCTGTGGCAACCATTTCCGTATGTTCGGCAATCAACCACTTCTTGTGATGGTTTCTCTGGGCCTCGGTAACGTCTTCCTTGTAGATAACAATGTATCTGTTTGGGATGGCTACGCTTTTGGAACCGGCTGCAAGAACAGGAGCCTCGTTCTTGTTAGCTGTCCAGAGctgttgtggttgttgttgagcAGCATTGACAGCAACAGTCAGAGGCACAAActggttgaagttgaagaatgagTTGACATCAGGGATAACCAATGCGTTGGCAGCTACCAAATAGACAGCCAAGGCTGAAAGGACGCG
It contains:
- a CDS encoding predicted protein, with protein sequence TSTFNFFNDEFYKDNIKLESEIFNYFVNGICPGCVCYPKKSNGASGMIPAPVTQINPDLNPYLYLVVPLAQRSPIVYKTLVSVASRQLSLLGNSKFDTLSENYTSEVLKALPLLIKEKQMEKSNNWDEVLATVLMLCFADISSSCGASWLIHLNGAKEFLKVSSIRSNITPVAKFFIRYFVTHEVMGETAWFQNMIISDDEFLDGLKNDSDERIDLVLGCSPHLISIINQISKLGETYESFESKDRNSKGFMEIQAHILESRDRLESKLTNLNQYLKISELDDESHDNIIKISEIKRLTTLIYLFARIDLEYLHLNHNKPDNDNDAVLGVKYPKRYTDRLKAIKQVTKKIMGLIQTLPSVSMSLLWTLFIIGIVSVENEEERWFVLSRLIEMERIRELASVKIARQVVETVWKEKDLNCLSNRWKDMIKGKANTISLA
- the AAH1 gene encoding adenine aminohydrolase (adenine deaminase) (go_function deaminase activity~go_process purine ribonucleoside monophosphate biosynthesis), encoding MAKYECNEHMENFLRELPKCEHHVHLEGTLEPSLLFNLAKRNNITLPSHFPPSVEACAVRYNNFADLQDFLDHYYIGMSVLITENDFYDLAMEYFKKAHSDGCLHSEVFFDPQGHVERGIHIDTVVEGFDRACKKANELFGTTNKLIMCLLRHLPAESGLKTIDDAHKHFESGVIHGMGLDSSEKPFPPHLFTECYKTLKDRFPQVGLTAHAGEEGDHTFVSNSLDLLTVSRIDHGVNSQHDEQLMTRLAQNQTMLSLCPLSNVKLQVVKDVSELPIDTFFNKNVPFSINSDDPAYFGGYILDNYRAVHTRFGFSTEQWRQIALNGINGSWCDEDRKTELRQLVHSIHNKYKDLI
- a CDS encoding predicted protein (go_process amino acid metabolism), with product MPGFSTNLIHGANHLNRVPDVAPPINVSTTFRYDNDPEKLVKLADKELFDILGTPYYSRLSHPNSEQVEASVASITGGYVVAYSSGLGAFYASLTHFNPKVLAIGKGYHGCHGIANIWTRNYGLKQIDLDDDFSQLGKGDVVHLETPVNPEGVNFNIQYYADKAHARGAYLVVDATFAPPPLQDPFDFGADLVMHSATKFFGGHSDLLAGFLITKSKEVRDKLVYDRLLLGTNIANLESWMLLRSIRTLELRVLKQSENATKLVKFLVDNQDKFPDLVKVYHGSLQKDDYIKKQMPRGHSPVFSIEVSSEQFAKSLPSKLKYFHHATSLGGVESLIEWRAMSDDKVSVTLLRVSIGIENVEDLMEDFAAAFGVPDLSKLSIDA
- the CHS2 gene encoding chitin synthase 2 (go_function chitin synthase activity~go_process chitin biosynthesis) translates to MAEDDGSSVNFQQPEPAYDRRGSAASFEDSYYHDDSQFEHPQNNLDPTAIFNTSHLQANNLTPIRTPNDPFYDNEYEMDQFNHNGNGNSNFNSHNQNYSQPLPQYAFVPNVYDEADEDEREFDQQIQYNQFEGDHYDLATVQVQPPSIIDMPPPPPISDDDEDNEDSPFQDVSYHEPPPPKPQIGIAPGLNGHLVLDCPVATELLSKFPDYKAGEKDGGLSREFSYMRYTAVTCGPSNFYRDGYILRPVHYPIPRQTEIMIVVTMYNESDILLARTLKGIFKNIKHLESRNRNSTWGKDSWKKIVVCIVSDGRSKIHERAQALLAALGVYQDGLAKSRVDDKKTQAHVYEYTTRVGISSVTDTVKLTTEKIVPVQLLFCLKENNAKKINSHRWCFQALGQVLDPKIVVLLDAGTQPSGKSLYHLWKEFDKDHRVAGACGEIRASLKKRQILTNPIVYGQNFEYKISNILDKPTESVFGFISVLPGAFSAYRFCALQNDVNGKGPLEKYFKGEFMHSSGELDPNDDEYQLKKTQQKEEAGIFTSNMYLAEDRILCYELVAKKDCSWLLRYCKSASAETDVPEGLAEFILQRRRWLNGSFFAAIYALVHFAKIWGSSHSFGRKVFLHIEFFYQFLNLVISWFAIGSYFLVFRILTTSLADPALGFAPGKVLSVIFLWMYLASIVTTFVLSFGNKPKGTERFYIVIVVFFAILMAYMIFAALFMAIHSIQEIYRSHTKITVALFIQNSQFRDLVVATSSTYALYFLASFLYFEPWHMFTSFVQYILLSPSYVNVLNIYAFCNIDDISWGTKGDTGGASLGEAKLREDGTFDVSIPILKEEINQSYLNQLEKIKNPWVENDSKQATSNEDYYAFIRSMTVLIWMITNFIIVAIVLETGGFNQFESATGLQVEKDKRAKVFLTVVLWMVAFMALFRFIGCVLYLIQRLGRKLKPSEHATSGKPF
- a CDS encoding predicted protein (go_function subtilase activity~go_process proteolysis and peptidolysis), with protein sequence ANALVIPDVNSFFNFNQFVPSTVAVNAAQQQPQQLWTANKNEAPVLAAGSKSVAIPNRYIVIYKEDVTEAQRNHHKKWLIAEHTEMVATAGIRPSVGVLDFFDVDTLLSGYFGYFTPEMLRKIQKDPRIKFIEQDTVMKVNEFDVEKDAEWGLSRISHRESSPQLEYLYDNEGGKGVTAYVIDTGIKVEHEEFEGRASWGEAVAFPKLKIDGHGHGTHCAGIIGSKTYGVAKNVELVAVGVMNLLGSGTTSDIIKGVEFVVGDHKSNFSAKKKGFKGSTVNMSIGGGESEALDLAVNAATKAGLHVAVAAGNDNADTCTFSPARASGPITVGASDINDNKAEFSNWGSCVDIFAPGVDIVSTYIWSNTASMSGTSMASPHIAGLLSYYLSLYPEPESEYSVAVLDPATLKDKVIKYATKGVIKGLKNDGSPNLLAFNGAGANITDFWSL